In one window of Pseudodesulfovibrio sediminis DNA:
- a CDS encoding pyridoxal phosphate-dependent aminotransferase, with the protein MSLKVSKRRPLVAQSEIRNMTLECARVGGVNLAQGVCDLPVPQVVMDGANEAMADGYNIYTRFDGLPRLRQAIADKQKKYTGMDVDPERQVMVSAGATGAFYAACLALLDEGDEVIVFEPYYGYHIVTMASLGIKPVYVTLEPPNWEFCAEDLEKAVTAKTRAIILNTPSNPAGKVFDREELTLIADFAQAHDIFVFTDEIYEHFVYDGLTHISPATLPGMARRTITMSGLSKVFAITGWRLGYAICDPEWALPMGHFNDLVYVCAASPLQIGAAKGMEQLGSEYYQGVSDDHQMKRDLFCDTLRDIGLTPHVPKGAYYTLADVTGLPGRTAKESALYLLEKTGVACVPGSAFYGGPVGETMVRFCFAKEMPILQDAMDRLRKLA; encoded by the coding sequence ATGTCATTGAAAGTGAGCAAGCGAAGACCGCTGGTAGCCCAGTCTGAAATCCGCAACATGACTCTGGAATGTGCCAGGGTGGGCGGTGTCAATCTGGCCCAGGGCGTGTGCGATCTGCCCGTGCCACAGGTTGTCATGGACGGCGCGAACGAGGCCATGGCGGACGGCTACAACATTTATACCCGGTTTGACGGATTGCCGCGCCTGCGTCAGGCCATTGCCGACAAACAAAAGAAATACACGGGGATGGATGTGGACCCGGAGCGTCAGGTCATGGTCTCGGCTGGAGCCACCGGCGCGTTTTACGCGGCCTGTCTGGCACTGCTCGACGAAGGGGACGAGGTTATCGTTTTCGAGCCGTACTATGGCTACCACATCGTGACCATGGCCTCGCTTGGCATCAAGCCGGTCTATGTCACCCTGGAACCGCCCAACTGGGAATTCTGTGCCGAAGACCTTGAAAAAGCCGTCACCGCAAAGACCCGCGCCATCATTCTGAACACGCCGTCCAATCCGGCAGGCAAGGTCTTTGACAGGGAGGAGCTGACGCTCATCGCCGACTTTGCCCAGGCGCACGACATCTTTGTGTTCACCGACGAGATCTACGAGCATTTTGTCTACGATGGGCTGACCCATATTTCTCCGGCCACGCTGCCCGGCATGGCCCGGCGCACGATCACCATGTCCGGCCTGTCCAAGGTCTTTGCCATCACCGGCTGGCGGTTGGGGTATGCCATCTGTGACCCCGAGTGGGCGTTGCCCATGGGCCATTTCAACGATCTGGTGTACGTCTGCGCCGCTTCCCCGCTCCAGATAGGCGCGGCAAAGGGGATGGAACAGCTCGGCTCCGAATACTATCAGGGCGTGTCCGACGATCATCAGATGAAGCGCGACCTGTTTTGCGACACCCTGCGTGATATAGGGCTTACCCCGCATGTTCCCAAGGGCGCCTATTACACGCTGGCCGACGTGACAGGTCTGCCCGGCAGGACCGCCAAGGAAAGTGCGCTGTATCTGCTCGAAAAGACCGGTGTGGCCTGTGTGCCCGGCTCGGCCTTTTACGGTGGCCCGGTGGGTGAAACCATGGTCCGGTTCTGCTTTGCCAAGGAGATGCCCATCCTTCAGGACGCCATGGATCGACTGCGGAAGCTGGCATGA
- a CDS encoding cation:proton antiporter family protein — MFIDPLAIFLIFCCGYLISRVGLPPMIGYLVAGFALSTQGYVSGPAIREIADIGVTILLFTIGLKLRVRSLFKPEVWAGASLHMLTTVLLFTGGLMGLAGAGLSIFAHLDLTTAALIAFALSFSSTVFAVKILDESGRAASLSGRTAIGVLIVQDIFAVLFLAFSTGKVPTLWAVAVLAALPVARWLFMRILNRIGHGELQVLFGFFLAFVAGAWAFDIVGMKADLGALIMGMLLAPHARANDLAKSLYSIKDFLLVGFFLEIGLAGLPSMETLGVALLLVLAIPVKTFLFFLVFTRFRLKARTSFTTAHLLGNYSEFGLIVGGLAVTNGWLSQQWLLAIAIALSVSFVIASPLNKSIDTIILWAKNALKRFETRERHPDEEPYEAGEWQIIVIGMGRVGTGAYDYFNERFGAVTLGLDFDAEMVDRHLENGRQVLLCDVTDPDFWHKLPTKGHMVKLVVLTMPNLESQLFVVEQIKKRGYPGDIAAMAKYDDEVEILKEAGVDTSFNVFAEAGIGLGSHICREREGLDILSLKAEEES; from the coding sequence ATGTTCATTGACCCCCTTGCCATATTCCTGATCTTCTGTTGCGGGTATCTGATCAGCCGCGTGGGCCTGCCGCCGATGATCGGCTATCTGGTGGCCGGATTCGCCCTGTCCACCCAGGGTTATGTCTCTGGGCCGGCCATACGCGAAATCGCCGACATCGGCGTGACCATCCTGCTTTTCACCATCGGTCTCAAGCTGCGCGTCCGCAGTCTGTTCAAGCCCGAAGTCTGGGCCGGGGCAAGCCTGCACATGCTCACGACCGTTCTCCTGTTCACCGGAGGACTCATGGGACTGGCCGGAGCAGGGCTCTCCATCTTTGCCCATCTCGATCTGACCACAGCCGCACTCATCGCCTTTGCCCTGAGCTTCTCGTCCACGGTCTTTGCCGTCAAAATCCTCGATGAATCAGGGCGCGCGGCCTCCCTCAGCGGTCGGACCGCCATCGGCGTCCTCATCGTACAGGACATCTTTGCGGTGTTGTTTCTCGCCTTTTCCACGGGCAAGGTTCCCACCCTGTGGGCCGTCGCCGTACTGGCGGCCCTGCCTGTCGCCCGGTGGCTGTTCATGCGCATACTCAATCGCATCGGGCACGGTGAATTGCAGGTGCTGTTCGGCTTTTTCCTCGCCTTTGTCGCCGGGGCATGGGCCTTCGACATCGTGGGCATGAAGGCCGATCTGGGCGCGCTCATCATGGGCATGCTGCTGGCGCCCCACGCCCGGGCCAACGATCTTGCCAAGTCGCTCTATTCCATTAAAGACTTTTTGCTGGTGGGCTTCTTCCTCGAAATAGGGCTGGCCGGACTGCCGAGCATGGAGACTCTGGGCGTGGCGCTCCTCCTTGTCCTTGCAATTCCGGTGAAAACCTTTCTGTTCTTCCTTGTTTTCACCCGGTTCAGGCTCAAGGCCCGCACCAGCTTCACCACCGCCCATCTGCTGGGCAACTACAGTGAGTTCGGACTGATCGTGGGCGGTCTGGCCGTGACCAACGGCTGGCTCAGTCAGCAATGGCTGCTGGCCATTGCCATCGCCCTCTCCGTCTCCTTTGTCATCGCCTCGCCACTGAACAAGAGCATAGACACGATCATCCTCTGGGCAAAAAACGCTCTCAAAAGGTTCGAAACCAGAGAACGCCATCCTGACGAAGAACCCTATGAGGCCGGGGAATGGCAGATTATCGTGATCGGAATGGGCAGGGTCGGCACAGGGGCCTATGACTATTTCAACGAACGCTTCGGCGCTGTCACGCTGGGGTTGGACTTTGACGCAGAGATGGTGGATCGCCATCTGGAAAACGGCCGACAGGTCCTGCTGTGCGATGTCACGGACCCGGACTTCTGGCACAAGCTGCCAACCAAGGGGCACATGGTCAAACTGGTCGTACTGACCATGCCGAATCTTGAATCACAGCTCTTTGTGGTGGAGCAGATCAAGAAGCGAGGCTACCCCGGCGATATCGCTGCCATGGCAAAGTACGACGATGAAGTCGAAATCCTTAAGGAAGCCGGGGTGGACACGTCCTTCAATGTCTTTGCCGAAGCCGGCATCGGTCTCGGGTCCCACATCTGTCGAGAGCGGGAAGGGCTGGATATCCTGTCCCTCAAGGCTGAAGAAGAAAGCTGA
- a CDS encoding SDR family NAD(P)-dependent oxidoreductase, producing the protein MTSLRNKTLVLSGASSGIGAALAVELAKEGVNLVLGARTESKLLATRDACRKLGVKAECLAGDVSSSNVAQELVQIADVLGRFHGFIHAAGVLAPGPFVWELTKTRFREVMDSSVSGAHQLIRHATPILLDHGQGLAIFFGSGAADRAQPGIGAYCAAKAAEEHLARQLAAEAPEITTIIWRPGVVETRMQSDARQSKGGGAEQLKKVFNPWKEDGILLTPQQSARGLVDFLLDEPEKYHGKVADIREL; encoded by the coding sequence ATGACTTCATTACGGAATAAAACCCTCGTACTCTCAGGTGCATCCTCGGGCATTGGCGCGGCCCTGGCCGTGGAGCTGGCAAAGGAAGGCGTCAACCTCGTCCTGGGCGCACGCACGGAATCCAAACTGCTCGCCACGCGCGATGCCTGCCGCAAACTCGGGGTCAAAGCGGAATGTCTGGCCGGCGATGTTTCATCGTCCAACGTAGCGCAGGAGCTGGTCCAGATCGCCGACGTTCTCGGTCGCTTCCACGGATTCATCCACGCGGCAGGAGTGCTCGCGCCCGGCCCCTTTGTCTGGGAGCTTACCAAAACCCGATTCCGAGAGGTCATGGATTCTTCGGTCAGCGGAGCACACCAGCTTATCCGCCACGCCACGCCCATCCTGCTCGACCACGGGCAAGGGTTGGCGATCTTTTTCGGGTCCGGTGCGGCCGACCGCGCCCAGCCCGGCATCGGCGCGTATTGCGCGGCCAAAGCCGCCGAAGAACATCTGGCCCGACAGCTGGCCGCAGAAGCACCGGAAATCACCACGATCATCTGGAGACCGGGTGTCGTGGAAACCCGCATGCAATCGGATGCGCGCCAATCCAAAGGCGGCGGAGCCGAACAACTCAAAAAGGTTTTCAATCCCTGGAAAGAGGACGGCATTCTCCTGACGCCCCAGCAATCTGCGCGCGGACTGGTGGACTTTCTGCTGGACGAACCGGAGAAGTATCACGGCAAGGTGGCGGATATCAGGGAGCTGTAG
- a CDS encoding potassium channel family protein: MNERLKLRGFSLQPAVFCANNLYHMRNTSDSGFSHVAFTHFVPSFFTGIILLYLWNSILNMSIIVELSKGVLSMDDFVVSSCNGVLTACVVVLFHIMRNRSRARKDARSHTPAQTRMLVNAAIVGFAGGALDVLLMLHVLGIMGMTLIVVVILGGHIRVFINKIPRMLTPGNTASWSDVSEMARIYMTMLAGFTLVNATLDGAHMLIGSTPPFGFAVNNSDIFLNSLYFTVVTMTTLGFGDIVPNTWDGKLLLIFQCLVGYVMFALMVGIITRGVIPGKNSKG, encoded by the coding sequence ATGAACGAGCGACTGAAACTCAGGGGCTTTTCGTTGCAACCAGCCGTCTTTTGTGCGAATAATCTCTACCATATGCGAAACACCTCGGATTCTGGATTTTCCCATGTGGCCTTCACCCACTTCGTGCCCTCGTTTTTCACGGGCATCATACTGCTGTACCTGTGGAACAGTATTCTGAACATGAGCATCATCGTCGAACTGTCCAAGGGCGTACTGAGCATGGACGATTTCGTGGTGTCGAGCTGCAACGGCGTACTCACGGCCTGTGTGGTGGTGCTTTTTCACATCATGCGCAACCGCAGCAGGGCGCGCAAAGACGCCCGGTCGCACACTCCCGCGCAAACACGCATGCTGGTCAACGCGGCCATTGTCGGGTTCGCGGGCGGCGCACTGGATGTCCTTCTCATGCTGCACGTGCTGGGAATCATGGGCATGACACTCATCGTGGTTGTCATTCTCGGCGGACATATCCGCGTCTTCATCAACAAGATCCCACGCATGCTCACCCCCGGCAACACGGCCTCCTGGAGCGATGTCTCGGAGATGGCACGCATTTACATGACCATGCTGGCCGGGTTCACCCTGGTCAACGCCACACTGGACGGCGCACACATGCTGATCGGCTCCACGCCCCCCTTTGGCTTCGCGGTCAACAACAGCGACATTTTCCTCAATTCCCTCTACTTCACGGTCGTCACCATGACCACGCTGGGCTTCGGCGATATCGTACCCAATACATGGGACGGCAAACTCCTGCTCATCTTTCAGTGTCTGGTCGGATACGTCATGTTCGCGCTCATGGTAGGCATCATCACCCGGGGCGTAATCCCGGGCAAGAACAGCAAAGGATAG
- the rpsP gene encoding 30S ribosomal protein S16, with amino-acid sequence MAMKIRLTRMGSKKRPFYRVVALDSATRRDGRPVEFLGHYNPMVEPNDIKLDMEKIEQWLAKGAEPSNTVRSLLKKAGK; translated from the coding sequence ATGGCTATGAAAATCAGACTGACCCGTATGGGTTCCAAAAAGCGTCCCTTCTACCGCGTGGTAGCTCTTGATTCCGCTACCCGTCGTGATGGACGTCCTGTTGAGTTCCTGGGTCACTACAACCCGATGGTCGAGCCTAACGACATCAAACTTGACATGGAAAAGATCGAACAGTGGTTGGCAAAGGGCGCCGAGCCCAGCAACACTGTCCGTTCCCTGCTGAAAAAGGCCGGCAAGTAG
- a CDS encoding SAM-dependent methyltransferase, with amino-acid sequence MKMFFKNRPGHICSWRSQWTLNNPIRLLLHPPDTILAPFVKPGMTVIDTGCGTGAFTIPMAHMVGETGKVLAVELQAEALARIEEKAERTGLTRRIETWKCEAEDIGPLPSADFALSFYMAHEVPDIQVYFTRMAECVKPGGLLLLAEPPIHVSQKAFKREVHTALDVGFALETAPPIRFSHAAMLKRT; translated from the coding sequence ATGAAGATGTTTTTCAAAAACCGCCCCGGACACATTTGCTCCTGGCGCAGTCAGTGGACTTTGAACAACCCCATTCGACTTTTATTGCATCCGCCCGACACAATATTGGCGCCGTTCGTCAAGCCGGGTATGACCGTGATAGACACTGGCTGCGGAACAGGCGCTTTCACCATCCCCATGGCGCATATGGTCGGAGAAACAGGAAAAGTTCTCGCCGTAGAGTTGCAGGCGGAAGCCTTGGCACGGATAGAAGAAAAAGCTGAAAGGACGGGATTGACCAGAAGAATCGAGACATGGAAGTGTGAAGCGGAGGATATCGGCCCCCTCCCCTCGGCCGACTTTGCCTTGTCATTCTATATGGCTCACGAAGTGCCTGATATCCAAGTCTATTTCACCCGCATGGCAGAATGCGTCAAACCGGGTGGCCTGCTTCTGCTGGCCGAACCTCCGATACATGTATCCCAAAAAGCCTTCAAAAGAGAGGTTCACACTGCACTCGATGTCGGGTTTGCGCTGGAGACGGCCCCTCCCATACGATTCAGCCATGCAGCAATGCTGAAGCGGACTTGA
- a CDS encoding 4Fe-4S binding protein, with protein MNTSITPTRFRLAVQAVFTLFCIYVGLRFVAFLAWAVGTTEVFTPKPGAVEGFLPISALLGLRRLLTTGQWDSVHPAGLAIFIAVLLMAFLFRKGFCGYICPVGFLSGLLERLGRRMGLGVIPPKLIDLPLTGLKYLLLGGFLFAIFSMDTRSLESFISSPFNLVSDAKMLHFFMKPTLLSLLAIGVLVVLNVVIRNFWCRYLCPYGALLGLFSWAGPSCIRRNTTTCIDCGKCAKACPAGITVQTKKVVRSPECIGCGECVGVCPIDDCLGFSLNGRKRIPWLTIGIGCVATLLLVWGLARMTGHWDSTMPKDMIRNIYSTMLEKI; from the coding sequence ATGAATACTTCCATCACGCCCACTCGTTTTCGTCTTGCCGTTCAGGCTGTTTTCACCCTTTTCTGTATCTATGTTGGGCTGCGTTTTGTGGCCTTTCTCGCCTGGGCGGTCGGCACCACCGAGGTGTTTACCCCCAAGCCCGGGGCTGTGGAAGGGTTTCTCCCCATCAGCGCACTGTTGGGGCTGCGTCGCCTGCTCACAACCGGACAATGGGATTCCGTGCACCCGGCGGGGTTGGCCATTTTTATTGCCGTGCTGCTCATGGCCTTTCTGTTTCGCAAGGGGTTCTGCGGCTACATCTGTCCGGTGGGGTTCCTGTCCGGGCTGCTTGAACGGCTGGGGCGCAGAATGGGACTGGGCGTCATCCCGCCAAAACTGATCGACCTGCCGCTGACAGGGCTCAAGTATCTGTTGCTCGGCGGGTTCCTGTTTGCCATATTTTCAATGGATACACGCTCGTTGGAGTCATTCATCTCCAGTCCGTTCAATCTCGTGTCCGATGCGAAGATGCTGCATTTTTTCATGAAACCGACCCTGCTGTCCCTGCTGGCCATCGGCGTACTCGTTGTCCTGAATGTGGTGATCCGCAATTTCTGGTGCCGCTACCTCTGCCCTTACGGCGCGTTGCTCGGCCTGTTTTCCTGGGCCGGGCCATCCTGTATCAGACGGAATACGACCACCTGTATCGACTGTGGCAAATGCGCAAAGGCATGTCCTGCGGGCATTACGGTACAGACCAAAAAGGTTGTGCGTTCCCCTGAGTGTATCGGGTGCGGCGAATGTGTGGGCGTGTGTCCGATTGACGACTGTCTCGGTTTTTCCCTCAATGGCAGGAAACGCATCCCGTGGCTGACCATAGGCATAGGCTGTGTCGCAACATTGTTGCTCGTCTGGGGGTTGGCCAGGATGACCGGGCACTGGGACAGCACTATGCCCAAGGACATGATCAGGAATATCTATTCGACAATGCTTGAAAAGATATAG
- a CDS encoding KH domain-containing protein gives MLKEMIEYIAKSLVDNPDEVHVSEVEGEQTSVIELKVAKEDLGKVIGKQGRTARAMRTLLGAASTKAHKRSVLEILE, from the coding sequence ATGCTGAAAGAGATGATTGAGTACATTGCCAAGTCCCTGGTGGACAACCCGGACGAAGTGCACGTTTCTGAAGTCGAGGGAGAACAGACCTCGGTGATTGAGCTGAAAGTGGCCAAGGAAGATCTTGGCAAGGTGATTGGAAAGCAGGGCCGCACGGCCCGCGCCATGCGCACCTTGTTGGGAGCTGCCTCCACCAAGGCTCACAAGCGCTCCGTTTTGGAGATTCTCGAGTAG
- a CDS encoding TraR/DksA family transcriptional regulator — MTDKQKLAFKQYAAEEIESLKAEIPRLKARLKPVAPDNAIGRISRMDNIVNQSVVEAQLSKSKVRLVRLKEALKRVDEDEDFGLCVECGDPIPIARLKAMPETELCVECAE; from the coding sequence ATGACAGACAAGCAGAAGCTGGCGTTCAAACAATACGCTGCCGAAGAGATCGAGTCGTTGAAGGCGGAGATTCCCCGGCTCAAGGCACGCCTCAAGCCTGTGGCGCCGGATAATGCCATCGGGCGCATCTCGCGCATGGACAACATCGTCAACCAGTCCGTTGTCGAGGCACAGCTGTCCAAGTCCAAGGTCCGGCTGGTCCGGCTCAAGGAGGCCCTCAAGCGGGTGGACGAGGACGAGGATTTCGGCCTGTGCGTGGAGTGCGGCGACCCCATCCCCATTGCGCGGTTGAAGGCCATGCCCGAGACCGAGTTGTGCGTGGAATGCGCGGAGTAG
- a CDS encoding TetR/AcrR family transcriptional regulator: MSHEKKIRIPQQTRSIEKKSRIVDAAMKLFSEKGFQKTNAKEIASEAHVSVGTFYAYYTDKKALLLDILKRHITTVDQTIFHKLNASMQTGISGREIMRRIVTEAHKTHHHPPELLRTLLAMRYTDTDIARLSETQNEALINKLATFFESIQSKLRITDMSAAARVVSNAFEETMHSVAVFDSKIEQERLFDALTDMTATYLFKDPDCPL, encoded by the coding sequence ATGAGTCATGAAAAGAAGATACGCATTCCCCAGCAGACCCGGAGCATAGAGAAAAAAAGCCGCATTGTGGACGCGGCCATGAAACTATTCAGCGAAAAGGGGTTTCAAAAAACCAACGCCAAGGAGATCGCCTCGGAAGCCCACGTCTCGGTCGGCACCTTCTACGCCTATTATACAGACAAAAAAGCTCTGCTCCTCGACATTCTGAAAAGGCACATAACCACTGTGGATCAAACGATTTTCCATAAACTGAATGCATCCATGCAGACGGGCATCTCAGGCAGGGAAATCATGCGACGCATCGTTACGGAAGCACACAAGACGCACCACCATCCTCCGGAACTGCTGCGCACCCTCCTTGCCATGCGCTATACGGATACGGACATAGCTCGACTTTCCGAGACCCAAAATGAAGCACTGATCAACAAACTCGCCACCTTCTTTGAAAGTATACAAAGCAAGCTGCGCATCACAGACATGTCAGCCGCAGCCCGAGTCGTATCCAATGCATTCGAAGAGACGATGCACTCTGTCGCTGTCTTTGATTCCAAGATTGAACAGGAGCGACTCTTTGATGCCCTGACCGACATGACCGCAACCTACCTGTTCAAAGACCCGGACTGCCCGCTCTAA
- the ffh gene encoding signal recognition particle protein — protein sequence MFESLQERLSSTFSKLGGKKTLDENNIKEGLREVRLALLEADVNFKVVKQFVDQVKERAMGDEVLKGLEPGQHFIKIVNEELIELLGGEQQGLDLKAKPLKLMMVGLQGSGKTTSSGKIALFMRKQHARKPYLVPADVYRPAAIDQLNTLAKQLDCPVYPSTTDMNPVDICKDALVKAEELGCDLVLFDTAGRLAIDEVLMDELENIKNECAPQEILFVADAMTGQDAVTVAETFNEKLGITGVVLTKMDGDARGGAALSIKTVTGQSVKFVGVGEKLSELELFHPDRIASRILGMGDMMTLIEKAQSEINEDEAKAMAEKMAKAEFDFEDFLGHMKKLKKLGSMEGLLKMIPGMGNIMKQMGDNAMPEDEMKRTEAIISSMTMQERRQPKLINASRKERIAKGSGVKVADVNVLIKNFKQMSTVMQSMMGGGGKGKKKGLLGKLSGLAGKGGMPDMDALGGMPGMPGMPGMPGMPGMGEDDSGKRALSKKTLKARKKKKLNKKNKKKKKKK from the coding sequence TTGTTCGAGAGCCTGCAAGAGAGACTGAGCTCCACCTTTTCCAAGTTGGGTGGCAAAAAGACCCTTGATGAAAACAACATCAAGGAGGGTCTGAGAGAGGTGCGCCTTGCGCTTCTCGAAGCTGACGTCAACTTCAAGGTGGTCAAGCAGTTTGTTGACCAGGTCAAGGAACGCGCCATGGGCGACGAGGTGCTCAAGGGTCTCGAGCCCGGACAGCATTTCATCAAGATCGTCAACGAGGAGCTGATCGAGCTTCTGGGTGGTGAACAGCAGGGGCTGGACCTCAAGGCCAAGCCGCTGAAACTGATGATGGTCGGTCTTCAGGGATCGGGTAAGACCACCAGCTCGGGCAAGATCGCGCTCTTCATGCGCAAGCAGCACGCCAGGAAGCCGTATCTGGTTCCGGCCGACGTGTATCGCCCGGCCGCTATTGACCAGTTGAACACGCTGGCCAAGCAGCTTGACTGCCCTGTGTATCCGTCCACCACGGATATGAATCCGGTGGATATCTGCAAGGATGCGCTGGTCAAGGCCGAAGAATTGGGCTGTGATCTTGTTCTCTTTGATACAGCGGGTCGACTGGCTATCGACGAAGTCTTGATGGATGAGCTTGAGAACATCAAGAACGAGTGTGCCCCGCAGGAAATTTTGTTCGTGGCAGATGCCATGACAGGTCAGGACGCCGTGACCGTTGCCGAGACCTTCAATGAGAAGCTCGGCATCACCGGTGTTGTTTTGACCAAGATGGATGGTGACGCCCGTGGCGGTGCCGCCCTGTCCATCAAGACGGTGACAGGTCAGTCCGTTAAATTCGTGGGTGTAGGGGAAAAGCTCTCCGAACTGGAACTTTTCCACCCTGACCGCATCGCGTCGCGCATCCTTGGTATGGGCGACATGATGACCCTCATTGAAAAGGCGCAGTCCGAAATCAATGAGGATGAGGCCAAGGCCATGGCCGAAAAGATGGCCAAGGCGGAGTTCGATTTCGAGGACTTCCTTGGTCACATGAAAAAGCTCAAGAAGCTTGGCTCCATGGAAGGGCTGCTCAAGATGATTCCCGGTATGGGCAACATCATGAAGCAGATGGGCGACAACGCCATGCCCGAAGATGAAATGAAGCGCACCGAAGCGATCATTTCCTCCATGACCATGCAGGAGCGCCGTCAGCCCAAGCTCATCAATGCCAGCCGCAAGGAGCGCATTGCCAAGGGTTCGGGCGTCAAGGTCGCCGATGTCAACGTACTCATCAAGAACTTCAAGCAGATGAGCACGGTCATGCAGTCCATGATGGGCGGCGGTGGCAAAGGCAAGAAGAAGGGATTGCTCGGCAAGCTCTCCGGCCTCGCCGGCAAGGGCGGTATGCCTGACATGGATGCTCTGGGCGGTATGCCTGGCATGCCCGGAATGCCCGGTATGCCTGGAATGCCCGGCATGGGTGAGGATGACTCCGGCAAAAGAGCCTTGTCCAAAAAGACCCTGAAGGCGCGCAAAAAGAAAAAATTGAACAAGAAGAATAAGAAAAAGAAGAAAAAGAAGTAG
- the rimM gene encoding ribosome maturation factor RimM (Essential for efficient processing of 16S rRNA), with translation MKQSVTGYISLGGVVKPHGIRGEFCIKSYADSPSIFGDAPALYLQEDKKSPKPITVTSWREHKGLILLTVKGVTDRDQAELLRGRSVLVREEDLPELEEGEHYFYQMIGCRVVLADDTEVGVLKGFYETGEQDIWVIENAAKTEILLPAVPEFVVDIDLDNEIIVIEPPEGLLDLYLNPEPPKKKKAKRRTSKKKPRRNKGGEPKTE, from the coding sequence ATGAAACAGTCCGTCACTGGGTATATCTCCCTGGGCGGGGTGGTAAAACCGCACGGAATTCGAGGGGAGTTCTGCATAAAGAGTTATGCAGACTCCCCGTCCATTTTCGGCGATGCTCCTGCCCTGTATCTTCAGGAAGACAAAAAATCCCCCAAACCCATTACTGTCACCTCCTGGCGTGAGCACAAGGGACTTATCCTGCTTACCGTCAAGGGTGTGACCGATCGTGACCAGGCAGAGCTGCTGCGTGGCCGGTCTGTGCTGGTGCGCGAGGAAGATCTGCCCGAACTCGAAGAGGGCGAGCATTACTTCTATCAGATGATCGGATGCCGCGTGGTCCTGGCGGATGACACCGAAGTCGGTGTGCTCAAGGGATTCTATGAGACCGGCGAACAGGATATCTGGGTTATCGAGAACGCGGCCAAGACCGAAATCCTTCTGCCTGCCGTGCCCGAGTTCGTGGTCGATATCGATCTGGACAATGAGATCATTGTCATCGAACCCCCCGAGGGGTTGCTTGATCTCTACCTGAATCCCGAGCCGCCCAAGAAAAAGAAGGCGAAACGGCGAACGTCCAAAAAAAAGCCCCGCCGGAATAAAGGCGGAGAGCCAAAGACCGAGTGA